Genomic segment of Candoia aspera isolate rCanAsp1 chromosome 2, rCanAsp1.hap2, whole genome shotgun sequence:
CTGTTCTGCCCATGGGGAGAAAAACACTTTGTTGGTGGGTGCCTTTTTATACTAAGTGTTACAGGTGTTATTCTTGAGATGGACTCTGCcttatatttccatttctctcagcaggtgaaaaaagaaagctaCCCTGTAGCATATTAATTTCTCACGTTTTTCTTGCTAgctgtctctctccccccctactttcttcttttttaaaattattggaaaagGAATCTATGGCATTCTACATTCGGACCATTtgattgtttttcttattttggaattGGTGTATATCATGCAGCCTTGCAGACATAATGtcttgtgtgtatatatatattaaatcagTGTTTAAATAAAAACAGGCCTATGTACGTAATCCGTTAATGCAGCAGCATTTGGTAGATAGTCATTAactgtgaataataaatatacaacaaATTCTTCACTTGAATATCAGTGTCTTTTTTATTAACTTACTGAGCCATtagcatatttaaaaaaatcagtgtgggTTTGGAGTAGCATGCTGGAGGTCACACTCCCAGAAATGGGAAGGACCAGATCAAAGACTAACCTTGATTTAAATTAAAGTTGTTATGCTAGCTTCCCATTACGTTCCCTTTGGAGCACATAAAGTAGGGAAAGCATGCGGAGCATAACTTcttgaattctttccaacctgcTTACCAGGGTTGGTCATTGGGGACACCTGCATTTTCTTCTACATAATGAAGTGACATGTTTCAGATACCTTTCTGCACTTTCTCACCAGGGACTGATAGGGGCATGGGCATATGTATTGTCTCTGTGCATCTGCATCTGATCTGAGTGGGTACAAATGTGTTGCCCGTGTGTGTGTTTCTACTCTGTTGCATTGGTACCCCTGCACCGAGAGGCAGAGGGTGTGCTGCATGCATTTCAGGTCATGCGCTGGGGAGGGGGTGTTGCTTTGTTTCGTTTATTTCTCCTGGACTAGTCTGGCCTGTTACCAGACTCAGTCTTCATTTTGCCAGTTCCTCCATGCATATACATAAAAATGCACACAGCAAATTTGGTCCCTTCTGCTTTCAGAGTTAATCCTGCTGACAAAGTCTCCAGCCCTTTTATATAATTTCATTCTGCTGTTcagagttggaaagaataaaaaatatagcTTGGCAACTTTGGGCAGGGCCAGCTCtaggctaaggccaagtaggcaCTAGCCTAGGGGTGCCAAATTTTAGGGACCTCCAAAATTGAAAAGGTTTccaaaaaacacaacaaaaaagcaaaaagcagcaACAGCACACACTGAGCCACACGTCCACAAAATCAAGTGGCTTGTTAAATACAGTATAATTTTGCAAAATTGTTGCCATATGACCACAATTggtgctgatgtaattaaaattatttactgtgTAAATAAGGTGAAAAtgttcaagaaaagaaaacaattatcCAGGGCTGAAAATCGTAAGTATAAAGGTCAaaaatttgaaggaaaaaaaacacaaaagggtgcctttttgaaattcctaacaaatttggaagatgagccaaaccatagGGGGCGCCAcaatatgactttgcctagggtGCCAAAATGTCTAGAGCCAGCCCTCCCTTTTCAATTTTTCATCCAGCAAAAATCTTAGcttatttaatttggatttctagtGCACTTGATGCTAAATGTAAGGAGCAACTAAAAGATCAAGAGAGACAAATGTGTAAAATAATGCAATAGTTCTCTTGATTAAGGATGATGATAAAATTTATATTATGATATTACAGTCTTTCCCttgtaaaaatatttcagagctTAAAGCAATAGTAAATTCATGCATGGTTGTTTTTAACCATTTATCAAATAAGCCAGAAGAGTTGAAGGGCAAAGTAATTATGACTTgttagccaattttttttttttttgccctcctTTTCTAGCTTGTCATTCTTCCCTCCTTGCAGTCTGGACTGGAAATAGTTACTCTAACGATAAGAATCAAAGCTCTCTGATTAATAGTATTAATAAGAAGGAAACttaagtttacaacataaaaattCCACCAAATACCACATTTCAAATCAGAAAACATCATCTAGTCATCCTCATTGGTACACTGGTGAATgtaacaaaaattattttcaaatgatctATAGCCTAAAACGATGTCTGTTTTGTTCTATCTTATTTCATCATGGTAAATCAAAAATCAAGTGGCTTTGTGTAATGTATAATATCTGTCTGTGGTCTCTTTCATTTTCTACTAAGCTGTAGCTTGTTTACTACACcaaagctggattcacacaatgtgATAAATCATATGACAAACCAACTTCATAGCTCATAGTAAAGGATCTTCCCCACTTCCCAACAATTACATTCAAAGTTCTACCCCACTACAACACACATAGTTGAATATGCTATAAAATGTGCCCAATAAACTCTTAACCCAGGATAAATTTTGGTTAAGCCGACATAGTCTGACAAGCAATATCAGTTGGAAGCAATTCATATGGCTGTGTCAGTCATTGTCTTCCTAAAATAAAACTGGGAAACATTCATGTTAATGGAAGAGGATCTATATTTTCTTGTTTATGCAAAATAACTGGTAAGAAAGCAGGACAGATTTTGACACAACAAAATTAGCTGTTAAGTATTTGTTGTCTTCTGCTTTTAGCGCTTAGTTCCACCGCTCTATAGTTTCTTCATGCTTTTTTCCAGAGTGATTCCTTGCTGCACAAGGCTGCTGCTTAGTTTCTTGTAAGTTCTGAAAGCAGGTTTGCTGGAAAGAAGAGGAGGCAGGTTAGCAGTTTTACTGAATGCCCAGAACTTACTGTTTTGATAGAAACGTGTAATACCTAAGGACCAGTTTTGGAGGACATAAGCATTGTTTATTATGGGCCTTCATGAAAATATGGCCTGTGTCATTCAATCTGGGGACTGCTTTTTCTCAGTTAATCTTGGGTTGATGGCTTTAATATCACTGCTACAATTTTGACAGAACGGCACAGAAATTAAAAATGTATCTTTCTTGAGCACTTTCCCCTTTTTTGTCCAATTAAGATTGTAGTTTATTCTCCAAATAACCAAGTATTTCACAGTatgtagtaaggtaaaggtaaaggtttcccttgacgtaaagtccagtcgtgtccgactctagggggcggtgctcatctccgtttcaaagccttggagccggcgttgtccataggacacttccgggtcatgtggccagcatgactcacggaacgccgttaccttcccgccgaagcggtaccaattaatctactcacatttgcatgttttcgaactgcttggtgtgcagaagctgggacgagcaacgggagctcaccccgccgcggggtttcgaactgccgaccttccgatcgacagctcagcggtttaacccgcagcgccaccgcgtccctgcagtATGTAGTAATTAGGCCAACATTCTTGACTCCATTATTATGTTCTTATAATATGTTTAATTCAACCAGTTTTCTGAATTTGCACAATACAGTACACCTAATCACACAGAGGTGTGCACAACACATAGCTAAAAGTGGTTTCGTCCATTTGTGATTTTACCAGCTCTTTAAACTTTTTCCAGATTCAAAACAACCACAATTTTGAGTTCAAGAAATGGGGTTATAACTTTGGGTAAAAGTACCGGTTTCTATAATTCCAAGTAATGGCTATTTTAGTTTTGGATGACCCAGTGGTTGTGTTCACATTATTAATTGCAAATTAGCCAATCAAATTTTAGCAAGTGTGTTATGCACACTCAGCCCATGTACtttgtttatggttcagtgtgccaTGCGGACCTAAGCAATGGGATTGATTGAGTAAACCATACTCCAAATTTCAGATGGGCCCACCAGACAAACAAGTTGGAGAAGCTTGTGGTCAGCTTGatttcaaataaaaaagaacCAGCTCttattggcattttttaaaaacatgagatttatattttatacctCACCCACCCCAATTCTCGAAATGCTGCAGGAATATTAAAAGATGGGAGCAAAATTTCTTTGAAATAGTTTTTCCAATTCACTTGATAGCCTGTTACCAATGTGATCTTTGCTGGCTTCTGCTTGCAAATTAAGTTCCATTTTgcatacaaaatgtatttttaggcAAATATCACCTCTCTAGATGACATATTCATCAAAGCttctattttaaaggaaaaatgtgtGCTTACCTGTTGCTTAAATTGTTAGTTGTGCGCTAGAAGGCCTATGGCTGACATTTAAAGCTTGGCTGCCAGTGAGCCTGTGCTTCAATTGCTCTAAATAGACGCTAAGTAACCACAGCAACAATGAACTTGCAATATACGTGTTCAGGCAGAGTCAGTCTGCTCCAAGTCCCATCACTTAAATGTGTCATCTCatgggactgaggaagcatgccttctttgttgtagcccctgccctctggaacagcatcccccagagatacaCACAGGTCCCACTCTCCTTGGTTCTGGAAATCTCTCTAGACCTGGTTCTGGCCCCGGGCCTGGGGTTAGGGTGGCTGTGGAGCAGGGTTAGGGAGTGTTATTTTGGCCTAGACAGTCATGCAGTTATTAGTTGTGTTTTTAATATATGCATTGGActggttgtatgctgcccagagttggacGGCCTTACCAAatccaatttaataaataaataaataaataaaaatcctcattcagcattaaaaaaatgtgaagcACTTTGTTTAGAGACAGAGTGTGGATTTTGTATTTAAATTGCAATCTGACATCTGTTCAGAAATCTATgattttaaaacaaaccaaaacactgGGAATCTTGGGCAGCCCTTGGAAAAGCCTGGCATAAGATTTGATATGTGATTATTTACAGGGTAGTTGGGACTTATTACGTGCTTTTCTCATAATCTTAGAGAAAATGGAATTCAGATGTGATGAACAGGCTAACAGTGACACAGGCAGAGCAAACTCACACTGAAATTAATGAGAAATGCTTTGGACACCAGTCTCAGCAGGAGCAGTAGAAACTTTCTTCTGTTATTGTATCGGCCTGGCAGTTTTTCTGAACCCAGCTGACTCTCAaaaaggatgaggatgaggatgcgATGATACACTTTGCAGGATAAAAAATGGTCCCCTCTGCACTGCTTGTTGAGTTCCAAGCATTCCTGTATTAAGGTAATTTTGGATCCTTCTCAATCTGGATTTCAGCCCAATTTTACATCTCAAGCTAAATGGATTCTCTGTTTTGGGAGAGCAAGAAGGAATGAGTGTCGGCTTTCTTTCTGTACTAGTCTGACCAAAGAAAGTTGTCAAGCAACTGACAAGTCAAGAATCCAAGTATACCTGATACATTTACCTTCAAGTTTCTTTATGGAAAAAACTAGATGATCCTAAGACCATCTCTTCCCCACCATCCAATAGGGATTTCCCCTTTGTCCTTATTCATTCATACTCTTCTTGGTTCTTGTGTGTGTGCAAATACATCCTGCCGCTCCTTGACTCTTCAGGTGTAGCCTCTCAATTCACTTGCTATTTTCAGCTATTCCATCACAcaattctctcttttcttccctttacTCCTCTATTACTTTTTCCTTCAGTtatccttcctttctcctccaaacttcttcCCTTTCCAGTAACTTAGAAAATCTCTCCACGCAATCCATTTCCTTTGGTCTCTACCTTAATTTCACCTGTAATTTCacctgtaattattattattagactaTACTGAAATTGTTTTTTAGAATCACAACTGCTCTTTAATCTTTCAAAGAATCACATATCAGTACCAACTCcaaacataaaacagttattttgAACTGTAGCAAACTGACATAGGATAACAACACAAATTAACATTCCTCTACTCATTTCCTTGGAAGCTTAGTTTTATTGCATCTCTGAGTGGGATTCTTCAGACTTAGATGTGAACCCTTCCCTCCTTGCCAGCAATGCATCCTTGATGTACCTATTGCTCCCCCCGCATCCTGCTTGGGCAACTTCTTGGTCCACCTTTGAGATCATTTCTGATTCATTTTTGATAAACAgaggtacagatagtccttgcttaacaatggtaatgggaccagaatttccattgctaagcgatgcagttgtaaagtgcaatgtcacatgactgcattgcttagagaCAGCAGTTCTGGCATTCCCCAGTTACCATCGGTAAGTGAATcacctcacatgactgtgacttccaacttcctgctggcttccccattgactttgcttctggaaaaccagtagggaaggtcacaaatcacaatcatgtgaccacgagatACTGCACTGGTCAGAAATCcgggctggttgccaagtgcccagataacgatcacatgaccacaggggcactagatggccagaactttgaggactggttgtaagtgccacttgttcagtgccattgcaagTCCAAATGGTTGCTTGAAGGAGTAATCATTaaccgaggaccacctgtatagtaATAGCCAAGCATGGGGAATGATTTATCCTCCGTAAATACCAATATCCAATAAACGAGAATacctgtaactcagggttgaactgtggagtcctcgatgctctctgagcttggttgtttttttgcagacggttcttgcactgatgatgttacctagttaggtaatgaaaccggttttggggggttttttggtCTCCAGCCTGGAGTTAGGAATAAAAGCTCCTCATAACCAGGGTAGGGTGAGATTGGGGCTGCTCGTTGAAGTAACTGCACCAGATAATGCGAACGGTTGAAATGACAGGAAGAACTGGAGTCATTCATCCTCTGATCAGATTCATCCTTGGACAGATATGGGGCTCAATTATATACGCAAACTATATATACAGCACTATGTGGAATGGGAGCAGGGAAAAAGCCTCTCCAAAAGTTGAGTATGGCCGCCACGCCTTAATCAAAGACGCACAAGAAACAGGGAACTTCGGATCTGCCTTCTCGCCCAGCCCCGCGACTAGTTCATCGGAAAGGTTTGCAGTGCCACCCCGCGTCGAGATGTGCAAAAGCAGCATGCGTTTCCTGAGAAATCCGAGACTTCAGTAAAGATGGACGAGAGTAAATTACCCGGGGGGTGGCGTCCAGCAGTCCGGAAGGGACTCGTGTTTTAGATCTCTTTTCGGGTTCTGCGCTTTCTATGGCTATTTCTTATCAAATACATCCTAGGCCACTTGAAATGCGTCCGTATACGCAAGTTGGAGCCCTCTTCTAGGAAACCTCCGCACCCCCATCTTCTCTTGCCTTGATCCTCAGCCATAAGCACGCATCGCGGCCCATCGCAGACTACATTTCCCAGAGAGCCCAGCGGCTGTCATCCCAAGCGAGAGCCGCGTGAGGCCGTCCTTCAGACCCGCCGGGTCCCCGGTTGGAGCCAGGTTGAATCGTTGCCAGGCCTGCGATCGGTCGCCGCCTTTCCTTGCCGTGGGAAGCCGCGGTCTGGGTGAGCCTCGCTGGAGCCGAACGAGGGCCTGGGGGAGGTTCGCGACGCCCGGGGGGAGAGCAGGGCAGGGACCTGGGCTGAGTGCTGCCCCCTCTCCTTGAAGACAGTCACAAATTAGCCTCCGCACAGggttcagaggatcctggaggacaTGTGCTCAGTCACGGTCACGGCCATGCAAAGTCCGCGCGCGGCTCTTCGGTGCTGCGCCGAATGCACTTTAAACATGCTCAGATGCACtgttttctccccctttttgTAAAGACCCCCCAAGTTCTGGGTCTCAGCTCAGACAGCTGTGGCTGAAACTCTTACGCTTCCGTGCTCAACCGGaccctttctttctttgcctcCAGTGTTGGTGCCCGGGGGACTGGATGGAGAGCAAGGTCCGTGGGCCTTGTAGGGATGGTTGGCTATGATCCGGATTCCGAGTGTGCCTCCCTTTCAACTGTGCAAATAGCAGCAGCAGGATCCGCTTCTGGATTGGTCACTCGGGCAATGATTGGCCCCTTTGATGTGCTAAAGATTCGGTTTCAGGTATTACCTTTATGACCCCTTGCGCtggttaatgacagcaataaaataatttcattttcctttatgaCCCTGGATAACCAAAGGAAGGTGATAAGGGGCCCTCCCTTCTACTATGAAGGAGCTGGTTTGGCCAATAGCTCTGCATTTCCAGAGGTTATATAATCGGTGTCCAATTACAGAGGCCACCATTTTTTCCTCAGCTGCCTGCTTAATGTTTGCATACCAGACAGAAATGCAGCAGAATATTCCCTTGTGTGAATACATTACCCCTTGTTTAAAGGAACCAAAGGTGGTTCTTTAGCTGAAGGCTCTGATGAAGCTATTGGTGGCtagtagctatttatttattttattttctatcccgcctttattatttttacaaaccactcaaggcagggaacatacctaatactccttcctcctcctatttcccccacaacagcaaccctgagaggtgagttgggctgagagagggactggcccaaggtcacccagccggctttcatgcctcaggcgggactagaactctcagtctcctggtttctagtcccttgccttaaccactagaccagactggctctcagctaGTTATGATAGCTGTATGATCTCTGCAATCAGAGGCAGGTGGCTTCTAGAAGGTTAGTGGAAGGGCATCCCTGGCTTGTGAGGTGAGCTCCCACAAGCATCTGAGGGGCCAGGTGGGAAGGGTGTCCTCAACTAGAAGGCCTTTCTGTGTGATCCAGCATGGCTGCTCTTGTGCTTGTACCATGCAACTCAGTGTAACGGTTTTTCTTAGGCATTGCACCATCAGCTTTGGCAAGGAAGCCCTGGGGATTACTACTGAGGCCTGTTTGAAGATTTGCTTTTACTCCaggttgggtttttaaaaattactttggcctcttaaaaaaaataattacaccTTTCTACACGCTCTAAACTTTTGGGAAGATGTGTAGTCTAGGTAATATTTTCCCTTTCTAACTGGCACAACTTTTGGGGTGAGCCTTCTGAAATTAGAGGTTGGTGATGTGTGTGTAACCCTTCAGGTGATGGAAGTTGCTGGAGGGCTACGTGGGGCCTATCCCTATTCTAAACTAGCAATGCAATTCTTTATATTTCTCCTGCCAGGGTAAATAGTGATTATTCCTAGGTAAGTAAGTATATGTAAGGCAATAGCCTAACACACTCTTTCCCCTTCCCTGACCACAGCTTTGGGGAAGGTACTGTTTGTACAGTATGCAGAGTAACATGCTATGAAGTGGGAAGAATGGGATAACAACTTTTTGGCTCAAAGCCTATGCCAGGCTTTATGTGGCATGGCAAGGGCCACCCAATAACGGTGGCAAGGGacacttttttattttgtattttaattgtgtttattgttgttgttatcattattattattttgcatgtgAGTAAAGGCAAAATTACCCGCGTTCCATAAGCTGCAGTTCTTTCATCAATAGAGAACAGAGACAaaacacttttttcagtgctgtatctccctctagagagccagtttggtgtagaaaccgggaggctgtgagttctagtcccgccttgggcacaaagccagctgggtgaccttgggtcagtcactttctcccagccctaggaaggaggccgtgcaaaccacttctgaaaaaccttgccaagaaaactgcagagacttgtccaggcagttgccaggagtcaaaaaaatctgacttgaaggcacaaaaagaaaaaagttcccTCTACCAAACTGCAGTCTCTTTTTTGATCTGTTAAGAACAAGTGGAAGAGAAAAATTACTGGAATAAGTGGAGCCAAaggctttttttgtgtgtgtggttttgaGAGCGTGGGGGGTGGGATAAAGAGGcacattttttctctcttaaaaTGCCTCCCAAAACTGGAAAAAAGTTGCCCAATTTGGAGGGGGAAGTCTGTTTTTTTAAGTGGGTTATCCCTTAAACATTTCcaaaattcaaaaaaaaattcccaaattTTCAGCCCCTCCAACTCAGAGGGGCTTTAAGGGGAGCTGGGAGGCTGCATTTTTTGGCACTGTTATAACACAAAGACATAGGTTAAGTGGGGACCACTTCTGAGAAGTCTACTTGCAGCTCTGACTCACAGAAAATCCCTTACACTTACTTGATGTTTTGCCATACTCATttctagaaataaaattcagccaCACTGCTGTGTAACAGTGAACTTGCCCCATTTGCTGGGGAAAAGGGAATCAGTTTTTCAGGTCCTTTTGCACGGCTCTTCTTATATAGCTTGGCCAGCTCACCTAACAATGTCTCTTCTAACTCACAGCTTTGCTAGCTCAGAGGAAGGGACTACTTCCCATTTCTTAGCTGACATCTGCAATCTCCAGAAAAATTGCCAAACTCTGTTCAGTTTCCATTGCTGTACAGTGCTTAGTAGCTTGAGTTAAAATCTTCTTGATAGGTTTGTATTTTTaatgccttcttttagcaatagCATTTGGATAGTTTTTTGTTGGGGCGTTGGCCATAcatcaataaaactaaaataaactaaaaactaCTTAATCCTTAGTAAGAAACCAGCCAGAAGAGCTGATGAGAAATATCATAACCTTAAGAAGTTTTGGAGTCTTCTCCGCATAAATATTAGAAACAGAAAGCTTTCTTATGCTGTCGTTTTTCAGCTTCAGATAGAGCAGCTTTCTTCCAAAAATCCACATGCGAAGTATCATGGTATCTGGCAGGCTGTTGGTAAGATTTTTCAGGAGGAAGGGCTCACCGCCTTTTGGAAAGGCCATGTCCCCGCTCAACTTCTCTCCATCACATATGGGGCTGTCCAGGTGAgaatcaaataatattttatctCTGTGGCCTGAAAGTTGCCACTTTTCCTAACTTCCAGGGTAACTCTGTTTAGCTGCCTTTCTCGTGTTTCTTTTCaaagactgattttttttgtttttgagaagTAATATGACACAGTTGGGTTGTTAACATGGAATGGTATGATTCTGGGATTAAGATTCATCCTTAGCAAACCTGGGATTTCATATTAACTTTTCTTCATGTACTTTCTGTTCAGGTACTGAGTTAATTTAAGTAATTTTAAATATCAATTCAAAATCTCCATGCTTGCACAAGAGTAATTCcctattttctgttttctattctttGCATTCTGTCAAAGCCTCTGTTAGAGCCCAAGAAACTCTTAGCCCCATTTTCTCTGATTTCACTTTCCTGCTACAACTTTTCATCCCAGATCCTGCAATGCAGAATGAAATCATCACTCTTCTGTTGATTTTTGCAAAATGATGAGATGAAACACATCAGCTACCTCTTCTTGTTTTGATTATTTAATCTACCTTGAATACCAGTTTGTAAACTGATGTAATTCTGAGCAGTCTTTCCTTCTCAGGTGTTGGGTATGCTCATGTGGTATGCTAACTCAGGATTAACTGAGGCAGGGTTTATCCAATTATTAGGGTTCAGATAACATattaaaccataaactaactACATTAACTGGATTCACTcaacacactgagccataaaTTGCCAACTGTACTTTGGGCTGGCTTGCTGTGTGCAGCTGGCTATACTGATGCTTACAGACTTACAAAGACATCCACCATCCTAAATAAGTAAGCGGAAAGATGAATCAATGTCTTAACATTGATCTCTAATTACATCAGAGATGCAAAACCAGAACTTTTGGGCCACATGTATTAATAGAAATTACTCTTTAAAATGTCCTTTGTGATCAGTGGCTCTCCTAAATGAATTATGTAAGTTTCTGgttatttgttttggttttcctCTACAAGTTTGTGAGCTTTGAATTTCTGACGAAGCTGGTACACCATGGCACGCCTTATGATGCTCGTGACTTCGCTGTGCACTTTATCTGTGGCGGTCTGTCTGCTTGTGCTGCTACTGTGACAGTTCAGCCTCTTGACACGCTGCGTACCCGCTTGGCTGCCCAAGGGGAACCAAAGGTAAGAGATGGGTGAAAGAGTTCCCACCCCCAGTGCTTCCAGATTAGTTCTGCTCCTGCCAGCTGGGGAACATTCTGGTTCCTTACTTACACtaacagtatttatttaatgAAGTGACACCATTCTGACTGGTTTCCCATTTACTCAGAGTCTTAGGGCATCTTAGAGATTAAtgcatttattatggcataagttTTCATAGAAAGGACTGTTCTGTTTAAGTGTCACAAAGTTCTTGGCTGATTGTTCTGTCAGGGAACTGACAGACAAGGTCAGGAGGAGTGCTGGGGGCTGACAAAAAAATAACAGGGAGAGTCCCAAAGGACAGTATAGGGAGGAGCACTGATGGAGCGTTGCATGGATCGGTCAAGGAAAGATGCTCGTCCTTAAATTGTTTTAGATTTACAGGAACCTCCGCCATGCCGTGGTTAGCATGTACCAGAAAGAAGGGCTGCTGACTTTCTATAGGGGGCTGAGCCCAACCATCATTGCCATTGTTCCTTATGCCGGCTTCCAGTTTTCCTTCTATAGTCTCCTGAAGAGGGTATACAACTGGCTTGCTCCAAGCGAAGAGATGAAGAAAGGTTGGTGCCAGTGGTGGGGATGGGGCTGGGCCAGGAAAAAGGGACAGGTGAGCTCTCAGTGTTACTGTGAGGGCTGTCTGTCACTAAACTGGGCTTAGAAAGGACCCCTGCCTCAAGGTTGGAAATCAGTGAGTGGCAAAAGTGCTTGGTCAGTGAGTCATAGGAACCTTTGGGAGCCTTTCCTAAAGGTAATCCTACCCCGCAACTCATGCCTCTTCCATGTTGACCAGTCGAGGGCTTTGAAGGGCAGGACCGGAGTTAGCTTTGTGGCGCTTCCTCCACTTTTAACCTTTTGGTTTTTCAGGTAATGTTAAAAACTTTGTGTGCGGCAGCTGTGCTGGAGCCCTCAGCAAAACCCTGACTTATCCCTTTGACCTGTTCAAGAAGCGTCTGCAAGTGGGCGGCTTTGAGCAAGCCCGGGTGGCCTTTGGGCAGGTGAGAGGGGTTCAGCTTGTGGAGCTCTTTCTTGTCCCCCTCCCTCACCTCTTCTTTTTTTATGCCAAATATATCAGGCAGTACGTTAGCAGTGGCAGTCGGATATACGTGCTGAAACAACCAGCCTTTCCCCTTTTATGCAAGCCTTAAAGAATATCTAACTGAGGGCTCCTGCAACTTTAGGGCAATTTCCTGCCTAACCTGCCATCCTCTCCTTATTTGGAGGGTTAGGGTTCATCAAAGAAATTACTAGAAGTACGTTCCGCCTGCCACAGAGAACTGCCAATTCTCCAGTGACTCTGTAGCTGTGATGCTCGTAGTCTCCAAATGTATGTTGATGCACTGCTTTTCAAGGAGCCATTGCgcgctctctccctccctctccctctctcgcTGTTTCTCTCCAGATGTGAGCCTGGAGTTGAtgctttccctccttcccttttttcct
This window contains:
- the SLC25A19 gene encoding mitochondrial thiamine pyrophosphate carrier; translated protein: MVGYDPDSECASLSTVQIAAAGSASGLVTRAMIGPFDVLKIRFQLQIEQLSSKNPHAKYHGIWQAVGKIFQEEGLTAFWKGHVPAQLLSITYGAVQFVSFEFLTKLVHHGTPYDARDFAVHFICGGLSACAATVTVQPLDTLRTRLAAQGEPKIYRNLRHAVVSMYQKEGLLTFYRGLSPTIIAIVPYAGFQFSFYSLLKRVYNWLAPSEEMKKGNVKNFVCGSCAGALSKTLTYPFDLFKKRLQVGGFEQARVAFGQVRTYTSITDCARQIVLDEGARGFFKGLSPSLLKAAFSTGFTFLWYEFFCSLLQTMQDSRGSKKQEG